In the Rhizobium sp. CB3090 genome, one interval contains:
- a CDS encoding ligase-associated DNA damage response DEXH box helicase: MDQIDSERRLALPAPFIRWFAEKGWQPRAHQLELLARAEAGESTLLIAPTGAGKTLAGFLPSLTDLTRRGKIPPGSAFTGIHTLYISPLKALAVDIERNLMKPVTEMGLPVSVENRTGDTPAGKRQRQKLNPPDILLTTPEQVALLLANHEAQRFFKDLKYIVLDELHSLVTSKRGHMLSLGLARLRRLAPDLQTIGLSATIAEPMDLQKWLVAQEEGTERHAGLVMVDGGAKPDISILKTDEHIPWSGHSAKYAIPDIYRELKEHRTTLLFVNTRSQAEMLFQELWSANDDNLPIALHHGSLDVGQRRRVEAAMAANKLRAVVATSTLDLGIDWGDVDLVIHVGAPKGASRLAQRIGRANHRMDEPSKAILVPANRFEVMECQAALDANYVGAQDTPPVGAGALDVLAQHILGMACAEPFDMLELYDEVRSASPYADLSWETFERIVDFVATGGYALRTYERYARIRKTPEGRWRVSNPQVAQQYRLNLGTIVEEAMLNIRLVKRNALGSLGRGGAPLGKVEEYFLEQLSPGDTFRFSGKVLRFEGIRENECLASQTFSLDAKIPSYAGGKFPLSTYLADQVRMMIDDPDRRHRLPDQVRDWLELQKDRSLLPKRDEFLIETFPRGSRAYMVAYPFEGRLAHQTLGMLLTRRLERAGAKPMGFIATDYSLGIWGLEDMSLMIANGRLGLADLFDEDMLGDDLEAWLDESFLLKRTFRNCAIIAGLIERRHPGKEKTGRQMTVSADLIYDVLRSHEPDHILLQATRRDAATGLLEIGRLGDMLKRIKGHITHRALDHISPLAVPVMLEIGKVPVPGEAHDVVLAEAADDLIREAME; encoded by the coding sequence GTGGACCAGATCGATTCCGAGCGCCGCCTTGCCTTGCCTGCCCCTTTCATCCGCTGGTTTGCGGAAAAGGGGTGGCAGCCGCGTGCCCATCAGCTTGAGTTGTTGGCCCGAGCGGAAGCCGGCGAAAGCACGTTGCTGATCGCGCCGACTGGCGCCGGCAAGACCTTGGCCGGTTTTCTTCCCTCGCTCACCGATCTGACCCGGCGCGGCAAGATCCCGCCGGGCTCGGCCTTCACCGGCATCCACACGCTCTACATCTCGCCGCTGAAGGCGCTGGCCGTCGATATCGAGCGCAATCTGATGAAGCCGGTCACGGAAATGGGCCTGCCGGTCTCCGTCGAAAACCGCACCGGCGATACGCCTGCCGGCAAGCGGCAACGCCAGAAGCTCAATCCGCCCGACATTTTGCTGACGACGCCGGAGCAAGTGGCGTTGCTGCTCGCCAACCACGAAGCCCAACGCTTCTTCAAGGATTTGAAATACATCGTCCTCGATGAGTTGCATTCCCTTGTGACGTCGAAGCGCGGTCATATGCTCTCGCTCGGTCTCGCGCGCCTGCGCAGGCTCGCGCCTGATCTGCAAACCATCGGCCTGTCGGCGACCATCGCCGAGCCGATGGACCTGCAGAAATGGCTGGTGGCGCAGGAGGAGGGGACGGAGCGGCATGCCGGCCTGGTGATGGTCGACGGCGGCGCCAAGCCCGACATTTCGATCTTGAAGACCGACGAACATATCCCCTGGTCCGGCCACTCCGCCAAATACGCCATCCCCGATATCTATCGCGAGCTGAAAGAGCACCGGACGACGCTGCTCTTCGTCAACACGCGTTCGCAGGCGGAAATGCTGTTTCAGGAGCTGTGGTCGGCAAACGACGACAATCTGCCGATCGCGCTGCATCACGGCTCGCTCGATGTCGGACAGCGTCGCAGGGTCGAAGCCGCCATGGCCGCCAATAAGCTGCGCGCCGTCGTCGCCACCTCGACGCTCGATCTCGGCATAGACTGGGGCGATGTCGATCTCGTCATCCATGTCGGCGCCCCGAAAGGCGCATCGCGCCTTGCCCAACGTATCGGCCGCGCCAATCACCGCATGGACGAGCCGTCGAAGGCGATCCTCGTGCCGGCAAATCGTTTCGAGGTGATGGAATGCCAGGCGGCGCTCGACGCCAATTATGTCGGCGCACAGGATACGCCGCCGGTCGGCGCCGGCGCGCTCGACGTCCTGGCCCAACATATTCTCGGCATGGCCTGCGCCGAACCCTTCGACATGTTGGAGCTTTATGACGAGGTCCGCAGCGCTTCGCCCTATGCCGACCTGTCCTGGGAGACGTTCGAGCGCATCGTCGATTTCGTGGCTACCGGCGGCTATGCCCTGCGCACCTACGAGCGTTATGCCCGCATCCGCAAGACACCGGAGGGCCGCTGGCGTGTTTCTAATCCGCAGGTGGCACAGCAATATCGCCTGAACCTCGGCACCATCGTCGAGGAGGCGATGCTGAACATTCGCCTGGTCAAACGCAATGCGCTGGGCTCGCTTGGTCGCGGCGGAGCTCCCCTCGGCAAGGTCGAAGAATATTTTCTGGAACAGCTTTCGCCAGGCGACACCTTTCGCTTTTCCGGCAAGGTGCTGCGTTTCGAGGGCATCCGCGAGAATGAATGCCTTGCCTCGCAGACCTTTTCCCTGGATGCGAAAATCCCCTCCTATGCCGGCGGCAAGTTTCCGCTGTCGACCTATCTTGCCGATCAGGTGCGCATGATGATCGACGATCCCGATCGCCGTCATCGCTTGCCGGATCAGGTGCGCGACTGGCTCGAGCTGCAGAAGGACAGATCGCTGCTGCCGAAGCGCGATGAGTTTCTGATAGAGACCTTTCCGCGCGGCAGCCGCGCCTACATGGTCGCCTACCCTTTCGAAGGCCGGCTGGCGCACCAGACGCTCGGCATGCTGTTGACGCGGCGGCTGGAGCGGGCCGGTGCAAAGCCGATGGGCTTCATCGCCACGGATTATTCGCTCGGTATTTGGGGGCTGGAGGACATGAGCCTGATGATTGCCAATGGCCGTCTCGGCCTTGCCGATCTCTTCGACGAGGACATGCTCGGCGACGATCTCGAAGCCTGGCTCGATGAATCGTTCTTGCTGAAACGCACCTTCCGCAATTGCGCCATCATTGCCGGTTTGATCGAGCGCCGCCATCCCGGCAAGGAAAAGACGGGCCGGCAGATGACGGTATCCGCCGATCTGATCTATGACGTGCTGCGCAGCCACGAGCCGGACCATATCCTGCTGCAGGCGACGCGGCGGGACGCCGCCACCGGCCTTTTGGAGATTGGTCGCCTTGGGGATATGCTGAAGCGAATCAAAGGCCACATCACCCATCGGGCGCTGGATCATATCTCGCCGCTTGCCGTGCCGGTGATGCTGGAAATCGGCAAGGTGCCGGTGCCGGGCGAGGCGCATGATGTGGTGCTGGCGGAAGCGGCTGACGATCTGATCCGCGAGGCCATGGAATAA
- the pdeM gene encoding ligase-associated DNA damage response endonuclease PdeM, giving the protein MNRLALAREMNGQVRNGLTPASGVETAVHGVAAVCDPLGALYLPDAGILVVSDLHLEKGAAFARRGMLLPPYDTLATLTVLAAVISRYDPKLVVSLGDNFHDRVGSAHLPEEFRSLIVTMARGREWIWINGNHDPDGTVDLPGCSVDEMHYGGLTFRHEPRGGQQAGEIAGHLHPSATVRRRDKSVRRPCFASDGARLLMPAFGIMTGGLDLRHKAMADLFDRESLIAHVLGRDRIYSVRFGNLSA; this is encoded by the coding sequence ATGAACCGCCTGGCGCTTGCGCGAGAGATGAACGGCCAAGTGAGAAACGGATTGACGCCCGCATCGGGTGTCGAGACCGCCGTCCACGGCGTTGCCGCCGTCTGCGATCCACTTGGGGCGCTTTATCTGCCGGATGCCGGCATCCTCGTCGTGTCCGACCTACATCTGGAAAAGGGAGCGGCCTTCGCCCGGCGCGGCATGCTGCTGCCACCTTACGATACGCTGGCGACGCTCACCGTGCTTGCCGCGGTCATCTCGCGCTACGATCCGAAGCTCGTCGTCTCGCTCGGCGATAATTTCCATGACCGCGTGGGCTCCGCGCACCTGCCGGAGGAGTTCCGCAGCCTGATCGTCACCATGGCGCGCGGCCGCGAATGGATCTGGATCAACGGCAATCACGATCCGGATGGCACGGTCGATCTGCCCGGTTGCTCTGTCGATGAGATGCATTACGGCGGACTAACCTTCCGTCATGAGCCGAGGGGTGGCCAGCAGGCCGGCGAGATCGCCGGCCATCTGCATCCCTCCGCTACCGTCCGCCGCCGCGACAAATCCGTCCGCCGCCCGTGCTTCGCCAGCGATGGCGCCCGCCTGCTGATGCCCGCGTTCGGCATCATGACTGGCGGGCTCGACCTGCGCCACAAGGCCATGGCCGACCTGTTCGACCGGGAAAGCCTCATCGCCCATGTGCTCGGTCGCGACCGCATCTATTCGGTGCGGTTCGGCAATCTCTCGGCTTAA
- a CDS encoding dihydrofolate reductase family protein has protein sequence MRKLVVWNLMTLDGYFEGTKPWDLDFHMLAWGDELEQYATELGKEGDLLIFGRKTYEGMAAYWPTAPETPDIAAYMNGIAKIAASRTMEKAEWNNTRIVRDIVAEVKKLKEEPGKTMFVFGSAEVTDTLLKAGLVDEIRLCLVPVVLGGGNPHFKAAADRVPMKLLEATPLKSGAVILRYEPAKAA, from the coding sequence ATGAGAAAGCTTGTTGTGTGGAATCTTATGACGCTTGACGGTTATTTCGAGGGAACGAAACCTTGGGACCTCGATTTCCATATGCTCGCCTGGGGTGACGAGCTGGAGCAGTACGCGACCGAGCTCGGCAAGGAGGGCGATCTCTTGATCTTCGGCCGCAAGACCTATGAGGGCATGGCTGCCTACTGGCCGACCGCGCCGGAGACACCCGATATCGCCGCCTATATGAACGGCATCGCCAAGATCGCCGCCTCGCGGACGATGGAGAAGGCCGAGTGGAACAATACCCGCATCGTTCGCGATATCGTCGCCGAGGTCAAGAAACTCAAGGAAGAGCCCGGCAAGACCATGTTCGTCTTCGGCAGCGCCGAAGTAACGGATACGCTTCTCAAGGCGGGGCTGGTGGACGAAATCCGCCTGTGCCTCGTTCCTGTCGTCCTCGGCGGCGGCAACCCGCATTTCAAGGCTGCGGCGGATCGGGTTCCGATGAAGCTGCTCGAAGCTACGCCCCTGAAGTCGGGCGCAGTGATCCTGCGCTACGAGCCTGCGAAAGCGGCTTAA